One segment of Nitrososphaerota archaeon DNA contains the following:
- a CDS encoding GDP-mannose 4,6-dehydratase encodes MKILVTGGAGFIGSSLCEKYVKEEHTVYCLDNFLSGSLTNVKHLLDYRNFKLIKGDIRDTALLERVMHEVEVVFNLAAQVHVDRSYVEPKLTLDINVLGTQNVLEMARLHDCTKVIQASSSEVYGSAMQVPITETHPLNAPHPYGASKIAADRLCYSYGKTYGLNVCIPRFFNTYGPRQKDVGYGGVISIFTRRVLSGFPPVIYGSGAQTRDYIYIDDAVRAYDLLFKHEQPLLEPINFGSGKEVSIAELARLIIKICGKSKSLKPVHISPRIGEVERLIADSSRAKKLLGWVPQVNIEDGLERFIQQYRYFGFEERITL; translated from the coding sequence ATGAAGATACTTGTCACCGGCGGAGCCGGTTTCATAGGGAGTAGTCTCTGCGAGAAGTATGTTAAAGAGGAGCATACCGTTTACTGTCTCGATAATTTTCTGAGCGGAAGCCTCACGAACGTTAAGCATCTGCTTGACTATCGTAACTTCAAGCTGATCAAGGGGGATATCCGTGACACCGCTCTCCTCGAAAGGGTTATGCATGAGGTTGAAGTGGTGTTCAACCTCGCTGCACAGGTTCACGTGGACCGGTCTTACGTCGAGCCTAAACTCACCCTAGACATTAATGTCCTAGGCACCCAGAATGTTTTGGAGATGGCTAGGCTTCACGACTGCACCAAGGTGATTCAGGCCTCTTCAAGCGAGGTGTACGGCTCAGCGATGCAGGTGCCGATCACTGAGACGCATCCGTTGAATGCGCCTCACCCCTACGGTGCAAGCAAGATTGCAGCTGATAGACTCTGCTACAGTTACGGTAAAACCTACGGTTTGAATGTGTGTATCCCGCGGTTCTTCAACACCTATGGTCCGAGGCAGAAGGATGTCGGTTACGGTGGCGTAATCTCAATCTTCACGAGACGCGTGTTAAGCGGTTTCCCACCTGTCATATACGGCAGCGGCGCCCAGACAAGAGACTACATCTACATCGATGATGCGGTTCGCGCCTATGATCTGTTGTTTAAGCATGAGCAGCCTCTGCTGGAGCCGATTAACTTCGGCAGCGGCAAAGAGGTTTCGATAGCTGAGTTGGCGCGGCTGATTATCAAGATTTGCGGTAAAAGCAAGAGTTTAAAGCCTGTACATATTTCTCCAAGAATCGGTGAAGTGGAGCGGCTTATAGCGGACTCGAGCCGAGCGAAGAAGCTCCTAGGCTGGGTGCCTCAGGTCAACATCGAGGACGGTCTTGAACGGTTCATCCAGCAGTACAGGTATTTCGGTTTTGAAGAAAGAATCACGCTCTAA
- a CDS encoding glycosyltransferase, translated as MKIAYLANCQSSHTKRWMNFFKMRGHEVFAITSEADDAFDVRQYRLKRGISIPLAKAESSFKYAISPCAISYVKGILAKERPDILHAHYASNYGYIGARTGFHPFVLTAWGSDILINPGQYGGILGHMVNRALTKADTITCDADHMVGAMTKLGAEESKIHVVYFGTDPKKFSPEKRSVEIREKISSGHGDSPIIFSIRNLEPIYDIETFVRAVPLVLAKVPDTRFVVAGKGSQAEFLKGLAESLKVSGSVVFTGPIPFEEVPKYVASADIYVSTSLSDAGLSASTAEAMASGLPVVITDFGDNRKWVADGENGYLIPLKSPESLAEKLIYLLKNKHVREKFGKANRAIIEDRLNYWKAMDGMEKLYVDLTER; from the coding sequence ATGAAGATTGCTTATCTTGCTAATTGTCAGTCTAGTCATACGAAGCGTTGGATGAACTTCTTCAAGATGCGTGGGCATGAGGTTTTCGCTATTACGAGCGAGGCTGATGATGCGTTTGATGTTAGGCAGTACCGGTTGAAGCGAGGCATCTCGATACCGCTTGCGAAGGCTGAGTCTTCGTTCAAGTACGCGATTTCTCCCTGCGCCATCTCCTATGTTAAGGGGATTCTCGCAAAGGAGCGGCCGGATATTCTGCATGCGCATTACGCTTCGAACTACGGTTATATCGGTGCACGGACAGGTTTCCACCCGTTTGTTTTGACCGCGTGGGGCTCGGATATTCTGATCAACCCCGGTCAATACGGGGGGATACTCGGTCACATGGTTAACCGCGCTTTGACCAAGGCTGATACAATTACTTGTGATGCTGATCATATGGTTGGGGCGATGACGAAGCTGGGTGCTGAGGAATCGAAGATTCATGTTGTTTACTTTGGGACGGATCCTAAGAAGTTTAGTCCGGAGAAGCGTAGCGTCGAGATCAGGGAGAAGATAAGCAGTGGCCACGGCGACTCTCCGATTATTTTCAGTATTAGGAATCTTGAGCCGATTTACGATATTGAGACTTTTGTGAGGGCGGTTCCGCTTGTGTTGGCGAAGGTTCCTGACACGCGGTTTGTTGTAGCTGGTAAGGGTTCTCAGGCTGAGTTTCTGAAGGGGTTAGCGGAGTCCCTGAAGGTTTCCGGTAGTGTGGTTTTCACGGGGCCTATTCCGTTCGAGGAGGTTCCTAAGTATGTGGCTTCTGCGGACATCTACGTTTCGACCTCTCTCTCTGACGCTGGGTTGTCCGCTAGCACAGCTGAGGCGATGGCTTCTGGGCTGCCTGTGGTGATTACGGATTTCGGTGATAACCGGAAGTGGGTGGCTGATGGTGAGAATGGTTACCTTATTCCTTTGAAGAGCCCTGAGTCTTTGGCTGAGAAGCTGATTTATCTCTTGAAGAACAAGCATGTTAGGGAGAAGTTCGGTAAAGCTAATCGCGCGATTATTGAGGATCGGCTTAACTACTGGAAGGCGATGGATGGGATGGAAAAACTTTATGTGGATTTAACGGAGAGGTAG